ACACCAAACATGCAAAATGACATTATCACAGAACAACAATACGTTCCCACCTTATGTTGACATCAAATATGGATAATGCTATATTTATGGTGGAATATGTCCGTTAGAGACGCTTCATTCAGGTATGGGTCCGCATGAAAAATGAATGCTATGTTGATTTGCAATTTATATTGCAAGACAATTATCAATATTTGTAATTTTGCCATGAAGGCTAAAATGCAGTTGCAATCGCAGCTGTGTCTTAGCTTTTTTATTTTTTATATTCCCCCACCCGGCTCCTGCAAAGGTGCTCTTGCCGACTTGTTACGCATTAAATTAGTGTACAAATACAAAAATAATTTTGAGGAGGCACACACATGGATATATCCGATATTTTAAAAGGATGGGATCTTAAAACCAAAAACAAGCAAGCCGCCATTGAGTGGTGGAACTCCATGTCGGAAGGCTTTGGCGAACGACCAATCCCTTCTTTCACAAAGGACAATTTTTTACAATTACTCGAAATAAAACAAATGCTTAACGAAAATACAGAGGTATTGGACGTAGGCTGCGGCACGGGGGGATATGCCATTGCCATTGCGTCCCGGGCGAAAAACGTAACAGGGCTTGATCTTTCCCCGCAGATGATCGAAGCCGCAAATCGCAGGGCTGCCGATTTGCATGTCGGCAATGTCCGATTTGATATTGTCGACTGGCACAAGTTCGACATTAAAAAAGAAGCCTTCAAGAGAAAGTTTGATCTCGTATTCGCGCACATGACCCCCGCAATCCAAAGCTACGAAACCTTTAGAAAGTTCTCCGACTGCAGCCGCGGATGGTGTGCAATAGTTAAGCCTGTAAAACGCTCCGACACGGTATATGATGAGATTCTTAAAATCACCGGTATTAGCGGAAAGTTCCAGCTGGGAGACAGCGACATACTCAATGCGTTTGCATTGCTCTTTATGGAGGAACGTTATCCAATGATTGAATACAATCATAAATGTTTCGAAAGCAAACAACCCTTGGAAAAGGGGGCCAATATTTATATCAACCGTATCAAATCGATGCACGACCTTGCGCCGGAGCAGGAAACCAAAATCAGAGATTATCTGCACTCCATTGCGCAAGATGGCCTGATAAACGCCGTAATGGATACAAAAACCGCCACATTGTACTGGCATGTTTAATTTATGGCAGTTAGTCAATCGGACTCTGCTGTTGTCCCTTTCCCTGTGAAAAGATAACAGCGGACGCCGCCGTGGATAAAATTGCGGTATAGGCAAATATAATATAAGAAGTTAAACGGGAACCCGCTGAAATCAGCGGGACCGGCAGAACGAAAGGAGTGGACTGAAGGTCAATGAAAATTTCGATCCTGTATTTCAGCCAAACAGGCAACACGCGAAAAATGGCGGAGGTAGTTAAATCAGGCATGGAAACCGTGCCCGGAGCAGAGGTGGGGCTGTTCCCCCTGGACGCAATTGATGATGAATTCCTGAATGAAAGCAAAGCCGTAGTTTTCGGTACCCCGACCTATTTTGCCAACACTTGCTGGCAGTTAAAAAAATGGTTCGACCAATCCCATGCTTATCACCTGGAAGGCAAGCTGGGAGCGGTTTTTGCCACGGCCAACGGTTTGCAGGGAGGCGCCCACACAGCCCTTTCCACCGTTATCGACCATATGGTCACCAAAGGGATGCTGGTTTATTCCAGCGGCACCGGCTGCGGTCGCCCGTACATCCACCTGGGAGCGGTGGCGATACAAGGGCATTACGAACAGGGTGAAAGCATGTGCCATATATTCGGGCAACGCATCGCCCAAAAAACGGTTGAACTGTTCGGCGCATAGCCCTCAAAAAAACGCGGGGATGCAAAGGTAATTGGGCAACCCTGTTTAAAAAACGACCCGGCACAAGTGCAAAACCATTGATAGAAATATTACATCACTGCGCGAAAGGTTATAAAAAATACGCCGCCTTAAAATCCGTCCTGAAGCCGCGTATTTTCAAATAATTAACCGCCCCCCGGAGTCCGGGCCGCGGACCCCGGGGGAACCGGCGGCAACACCGGGCACAGACTCCGGGTTAACCGAAAGCCTGTACCGGGTTCCGGCGGGGCGCTGGGGCCCAATCGCCGTATTTATTGCATATTAATCGTCCAGTTACCGTTCATAACAAACTCCGGCCAGGATATATCCAGATTGATCTCATCAACATCCTTATTGAAATCGAGAATCATAACCGCTTTGTCGCCGCTGAATTCCGAAGAAGCCTTCAGAATATCTTTGCTGTATATATTGAAAGACCTGATGCCGACATATTTCTCATTTCCCGTGTTTAATTGGAATACAAGCTGGGCCGAGGTTGGGGATAGCCGTTTAATGCTCTTGGCCACCGCCTTCTGAGCAAACATATCCACGTCACGGTTGATAATTTCCTCGCCCTCTTGCGGAATGCTAATTTTTAAGCTATCAACTGTCTTTTGATAGCTTGCGATTAGAGCGGGCAGCTGCAGTGTAAGCTTGTTGTCTATTGCCGCGTCTGTCTCAAAGGCAGCTATAGGAAAAGCATTGGCATCAGCCGGAACTTCCAGCTTATATTTAGCTCCGCTTTCATCTGTTGCATAAATATCCTCCGTCCTTAAACCGGTTCCCGTACTTACAATGCCGTCCTCACCCAGATTCTCAAAGCTAGTTTTGACCGTTGCATCCACCGGCCGGCCAAACTTACTGAGCTTCATATCCTTGTTTTTGAAAGAAGCAATCAGCTGAATAGTTTGCTTGCCGTCTTTTTCCAGACTGTTCGCACCAACATCAACCAGGCCGATTTGGTTGGAGGTTGCTTCACTGGCAAAAAGCTTCTGTGTTCCATCCAGGCTTTCCGCCTGTTCCAGAGAGATGGAATATGTTTTATTGCCGACTAGCAAATCAAAAGATTTGCATGGCTTAATGTTGTAGTTGTCTTCTTTCCCGTTCATGAAGCTGAAATAATATTTGCCGTTATCCTCGGAATAGCCCCCCATGACATATTGAATGTCCGGATTATCCCCGGGGATAATTATCGCATCCCTCAGAATACTGATATCAAGCTTTGAGGTGAATTTCATGTCCATTCTGCCTTCCGAAACCATGAAGCTGTCGATCACCATATTGTCATCCAGTGCCAGGCCGTCCTTCAGATAATAGGCGCTTCCGTCTACCATGGTTGAATATACCGGGGTCTTGTTAAAAAATTTCTTTACCGCTTCGGATATATCATCCGCATATACCGTATTGATGCAGATAAAGCATGCACAAATTGCCGCAACATAAGGCAGCCGTTTTCTAAATCTGATCTTTCTATTATACTTATCAAGTTTCTTATGTGCTTTTTTGCTTATTGATTCCGTATTGCATTCAACTCCGTCCATAAGATTGTCAATCTCCTTTTCTATTAAATCATCATCAAGATTGTTAAGTACCGTAAACATCTTGTCTTCATTCATACTGCAAACCCTCCTTTATGATTTTTCTTCCCCGCAGCAGCCTGTTGTCCACGGCCGCGCGGGACAAATCGAAGGCTTTAGCCAGATCGCCGATCTTTTCGCCCAGGAAAAACCTTCTTACAAATATCTCCCGGTCAATCTTTTGAAAGGAATTAATTATTTTTATTACTTGTTCCTGATCTTGTCTCAGCAATACCTGCTTTTCCAAATTGACGCCGTTCTTTATACCGACATCCTCAATATCCAAAATATTACTCAGGCGTTTTTTGCGTCTGTAGGTCAGCGCCTCATACTTAGTCAGCATCAACAGCCAAGTTCTGAAGTTTGCTTTCTCCGCATCGAACTCGGCGATCTTTATCCAGGCATCGAGAAAGACATCGGCGATACATTCCTCAATATCTTCCTTGCTGTGTGACTCGGACAAAATATTGTAAGCAAGACAGAAGACCGTCTTTGTATACTTGCATATCATGTGCTCATAGGCGGCTGAATCCTCGTTTCTTATACCCCGAACCAGCTCGGCCTGCGAATACTCCAAAGCCTCCACCCCCTCTCAAATATCTTTCATATATTTACTACGCATGCAAGATAGGATTTCTCTTAAAAGACAGGGAACTTCTTGTAGACCAGAAAAATATGTAATTTTCATATTGTGCCCGGCACCGTAATGGCAAAATATGAATTTTTTGTTATGAACGCGCAACAAAAACCATATCTTATACGTCTTATTAATATGAGTATTTATGCCCGCACACGGAACGGAGGTGAATATTTCAACGAGAGACAACACCCATGTTTGCACCGATTAAGACTTAGTTGGGGGTATTCCTGCGTGAATTTCTCGTGAATTTTTATAAAAGCAAGGGATCTGCCCGAGCTAAGAATGTATGTCCCCATACCTTGCAAAGGAGGAGAAGATGAAAAGAAAAGCACTCTGTTTTTCGGTGGTCTTATTATTCGGCTCTTTATTAACGTCCACCGCAGCGGCGGCGGAACAGGCAGCTTCACAAATTGTAATCAAAGATATAACTGTTACAGAAGCGATAAAACTGCAGCCTACTTCAGAGGGGAATAAAGACTCGCCAAGAATTTCCGAAGACGAAGCATTAAAGATTGTCAAAAGCCTCTTCCCGGAGATAATCGGGGAAAGCAAGCCCGATATACAACTGAATTCCGAATCCTATCAGGGCAGAAATATATGGCAGATACATTGTTACGAAAGAATGCGGCACGGGGGGCCGGGCATGCCGGCGGGCTATAACGTCTCCCTGGATGCCGATACCGGCGAAATATTGAATATGAGCTGGCGCAGCAACACGCCTGCGGCAACAAAGGAGATCATCCCAAAGCGGGAGGCCCAAAAGACTGCCGAACAATTTATCCAAAAGCTGCAGCCCGAACGTTTTAAAAATCTGCAGCTGCAGCAAAGCCCCGCGGAACATTATTACCGCCTCCCCAACTTGGATATAGTACACCGCTTTTATTGGGCACGGGGGGAAAACGGACTTAAAGTGGACTACGACGGCATAAATGTTTCCGTGGACGCCTTTTCGGGCCAGATTGTCGGCTTCAACATGAACTGGCAGCCCGAGGTTAAGCTGCCCGCCGCAGGAACACCGCTTCCGGCCGAAGAGCTTGCCGAAAAAGCCACTGACGAACTGGGCATGGCATTGATATACCAGGTGCCCCACCGCAATTACACCGGCAAATCTCCGGAAGCCAAGCTTATATATCAGCTCAATACCCGGGAACTGATGTTTAATGCCACTAACGGCAAGGCCGTGGATACTCAAGGCAAGGAAAAAGACATAAAAGATATCAGAATGTTTGAAGATATTCCAAAGATTAGCGGCGTTAACAACCCCCCGGACCCCCCCGGGCAAAGGATCACGTCGGAAAAAGCCAAGAGTACGGCAGAAAGCTTTTTCCGCTCTCTGGGAATCGAAGGAGAAGCGGAGATGGGGGGAGGCGGCTCCAGCGCGGGCGGTCCCTTTGGGAATCAGGAATTCTGGAGTTTCGGGATTGTTTCCCAGGACAGCGACAGACACGATTCCGGTTCGCAAGTAAGTATTCATTATCCCGCTTCACAAGTAGGTATCGACCAAGCCACCGGCCGGGTAGTGAATTATCACAAATACGGTTCGGAAACGCAGGCTGCAACGGGCTCCCCCAAAATCTCCCGGGAAGAAGCGCTGGCCAAGGCTGACGCATTTATTAAAAACATAGCCCCGGAATACAGCCCCTACCTGGCGCCGGAGAAAAATCAGGTGGACATGTACGAAACAGATAACGAGCAGAACTATAGTTTTAATTTCTATAGAGTTGTCAACGGCATTCCCTTCCCCCAGGACGGCATACATATAGGGATAAGCAGCGACGGTAAAATCAGAGACTATTTCTGCGAATGGCACAAGGTTTCCTTCCCGGCAGTTCAAAATATAGTCGCCCCGGAAAAGGCGGCCGGCAAATGGCTGGAACTCTCACCCCTGCAACCGGCCTATTTCATCCCCCGGGAGAGAGAAAAAACGGGTAACCAGGCCATACTGGTCTACCGCCCTGATAACGACGGATTCAGCGCCATTGACGCGCTGACCGGAGCACCTGTTGCCTACAACGGCCGGCCGGTCACCAAAGCCTCCGGAAACGGTTACAACTATAAACAGAGCCGGGCTGCCCAATATCTTGAAATACTGGCAGGCAACGGCATTCTGCCGCCCCCGGAGCAATTCAGCCCCACAAGCGCCGTTAAAAAAAGGGATGTGGCCAGGCTGATAACAGCCAGCATGGGCAATTATTACGATTACGGCTATGACGAAAAAAGAGAGCAGCAATTCCGGGACGTAAACCCGGAGGATCCCGATTTTAACGCGATCCAGGCCGGAGCTATACTAGGCGTATATAACAAGGGCGGGAATTTCAACCCTGAGCAGCCGGTCACCAGGCTGACCCTGGCCCGCTGGATAGTGAACGCCATGGGCTATGCTGAAGTTGCCCAAATAAGCAACAACATCGCTTCTTCCTACAAGGACATCGCTTCACTTTCCGCAGCCGACCGGAATTACATCGGTCTGGCCCAGGGACTGGGCATCATGCCGGACGATGCAACAGGGTTCTTTAGACCCTCGGACAGCGTCACCTGGGAGGAACTAGCGACAGCGGCCATAAACTCGGCACCCCAAATTAGAAACCAAAATAGCATGTGATAAATGAAAAACAAAAAGCGCCACAACGCTCTCATGGAGCTTGCGGCGCTTCTTTATGACCGGGGACGGAATCAAGAATCCGAGTGACAGACTGATAGTCCCGGGCATGATAAGTAAAAGCA
This genomic interval from Desulfoscipio sp. XC116 contains the following:
- a CDS encoding methyltransferase domain-containing protein; amino-acid sequence: MDISDILKGWDLKTKNKQAAIEWWNSMSEGFGERPIPSFTKDNFLQLLEIKQMLNENTEVLDVGCGTGGYAIAIASRAKNVTGLDLSPQMIEAANRRAADLHVGNVRFDIVDWHKFDIKKEAFKRKFDLVFAHMTPAIQSYETFRKFSDCSRGWCAIVKPVKRSDTVYDEILKITGISGKFQLGDSDILNAFALLFMEERYPMIEYNHKCFESKQPLEKGANIYINRIKSMHDLAPEQETKIRDYLHSIAQDGLINAVMDTKTATLYWHV
- a CDS encoding flavodoxin family protein, with protein sequence MKISILYFSQTGNTRKMAEVVKSGMETVPGAEVGLFPLDAIDDEFLNESKAVVFGTPTYFANTCWQLKKWFDQSHAYHLEGKLGAVFATANGLQGGAHTALSTVIDHMVTKGMLVYSSGTGCGRPYIHLGAVAIQGHYEQGESMCHIFGQRIAQKTVELFGA
- a CDS encoding sigma-70 family RNA polymerase sigma factor, with the translated sequence MEYSQAELVRGIRNEDSAAYEHMICKYTKTVFCLAYNILSESHSKEDIEECIADVFLDAWIKIAEFDAEKANFRTWLLMLTKYEALTYRRKKRLSNILDIEDVGIKNGVNLEKQVLLRQDQEQVIKIINSFQKIDREIFVRRFFLGEKIGDLAKAFDLSRAAVDNRLLRGRKIIKEGLQYE
- a CDS encoding YcdB/YcdC domain-containing protein, whose amino-acid sequence is MKRKALCFSVVLLFGSLLTSTAAAAEQAASQIVIKDITVTEAIKLQPTSEGNKDSPRISEDEALKIVKSLFPEIIGESKPDIQLNSESYQGRNIWQIHCYERMRHGGPGMPAGYNVSLDADTGEILNMSWRSNTPAATKEIIPKREAQKTAEQFIQKLQPERFKNLQLQQSPAEHYYRLPNLDIVHRFYWARGENGLKVDYDGINVSVDAFSGQIVGFNMNWQPEVKLPAAGTPLPAEELAEKATDELGMALIYQVPHRNYTGKSPEAKLIYQLNTRELMFNATNGKAVDTQGKEKDIKDIRMFEDIPKISGVNNPPDPPGQRITSEKAKSTAESFFRSLGIEGEAEMGGGGSSAGGPFGNQEFWSFGIVSQDSDRHDSGSQVSIHYPASQVGIDQATGRVVNYHKYGSETQAATGSPKISREEALAKADAFIKNIAPEYSPYLAPEKNQVDMYETDNEQNYSFNFYRVVNGIPFPQDGIHIGISSDGKIRDYFCEWHKVSFPAVQNIVAPEKAAGKWLELSPLQPAYFIPREREKTGNQAILVYRPDNDGFSAIDALTGAPVAYNGRPVTKASGNGYNYKQSRAAQYLEILAGNGILPPPEQFSPTSAVKKRDVARLITASMGNYYDYGYDEKREQQFRDVNPEDPDFNAIQAGAILGVYNKGGNFNPEQPVTRLTLARWIVNAMGYAEVAQISNNIASSYKDIASLSAADRNYIGLAQGLGIMPDDATGFFRPSDSVTWEELATAAINSAPQIRNQNSM